One window of Microtus pennsylvanicus isolate mMicPen1 chromosome X, mMicPen1.hap1, whole genome shotgun sequence genomic DNA carries:
- the LOC142840290 gene encoding melanoma antigen preferentially expressed in tumors-like gives MDAKNPKTLMDLAIQCLLRHESAAIHALEYIPRDLFIPLFIAAFKGGHKNILGEMVKVWPFYCLHLGTLTVRVPHRELLKAMIENLPLYPAKNSSSRKPKLRILDLRQDIDCRITCPEVRINPPFCFHACTYSENSVTKMEGEHRLTDLESSIHLPRPIELLMDLSLDGSLMEREYSMLLMRKIRESFGALHICCRDLQVDKLGDYKCTLRILDLNCVNQLSVDKGSLSDITNILSQMSHLKSLSLFKVTFRSLSGKVFKNFLSHLQRMENLKKLKLYSFSLKNHLDSVLRVLPPNLDVLYLSFCDISYRDFRFLAQCPQVSHVKMLNLSNNPMNWDDFVPFQTLLLNLSGTLKHLEISHCLINDSAISVLTPALVRCTRLRVLGFAANPITMPMLVHIMHSLTPLMRLKYVIFPIPIHCYERWHFQGRLDRWRLAIVQLQLKAMLQIAGRNDMKWITYP, from the exons ATGGATGCAAAGAACCCCAAAACTCTGATGGATCTTGCTATACAGTGTTTGCTGAGACATGAGTCTGCAGCAATCCATGCTCTGGAGTATATTCCAAGAGATCTTTTTATTCCATTGTTCATTGCTGCCTTCAAGGGTGGGCATAAGAATATATTGGGCGAGATGGTGAAAGTTTGGCCCTTTTACTGTCTCCATCTTGGGACATTAACTGTACGGGTGCCTCATCGTGAACTCCTGAAAGCCATGATTGAGAATCTTCCACTATATCCTGCAAAGAACTCTTCTTCTCG GAAACCTAAACTGAGGATCCTAGATTTAAGACAAGACATTGACTGTAGGATCACATGCCCTGAAGTCAGAATCAATCCACCTTTCTGTTTTCACGCTTGTACTTACTCTGAAAACTCTGTCACGAAAATGGAAGGAGAGCATCGTTTGACAGATTTAGAGTCCTCAATTCATTTACCCAGACCTATAGAATTACTAATGGATCTTTCCCTGGATGGCTCTTTAATGGAAAGGGAATATTCAATGTTGCTTATGAGGAAAATTAGGGAGAGTTTCGGTGCTTTGCACATATGCTGTCGAGATTTGCAAGTTGATAAATTGGGTGACTACAAATGCACCCTGAGAATTCTTGATCTCAACTGTGTTAATCAGCTGTCAGTTGATAAGGGTTCACTGAGTGATATCACCAACATCCTGTCTCAGATGAGCCACCTAAAGAGCCTTAGTCTGTTTAAAGTCACTTTTAGATCTCTGAGTgggaaagtctttaaaaatttccTTAGTCATTTGCAACGTATGGAAAACCTTAAGAAACTCAAATTGTATTCATTCAGTCTCAAAAACCATCTGGACAGCGTGCTCAG AGTTCTGCCACCTAACCTGGATGTTTTGTATCTGTCATTCTGTGATATATCGTACAGAGACTTCAGATTTCTAGCCCAGTGCCCTCAGGTTTCCCACGTAAAGATGTTGAATCTTAGTAACAACCCAATGAATTGGGATGACTTTGTACCCTTTCAAACTCTTCTGTTAAATCTCTCTGGTACTCTTAAGCATCTAGAGATAAGTCATTGCCTTATAAATGATTCTGCAATCTCTGTTCTTACCCCTGCCCTAGTTCGTTGTACTCGTCTCCGTGTCCTGGGCTTTGCTGCTAACCCCATCACAATGCCTATGCTTGTGCATATCATGCATAGTTTAACACCCTTGATGAGGCTAAAATACGTGATATTTCCTATCCCTATACATTGCTATGAACGATGGCATTTTCAGGGCCGATTAGACCGATGGAGGCTTGCCATTGTACAACTACAACTGAAGGCAATGCTACAGATTGCAGGAAGGAATGACATGAAATGGATCACTTACCCATAG